A DNA window from Betta splendens chromosome 6, fBetSpl5.4, whole genome shotgun sequence contains the following coding sequences:
- the LOC114857709 gene encoding endonuclease domain-containing 1 protein-like — protein MQSVLLFSFQLLRMQNFVTVCVLLLLSFSVHAHVVDNFESCKEYFYEGFVPQGLTSGNDVYICQRYNNKYHFATLYDTAHRIPVYSAYVFESNAKTKRRRKWFVEPQLADRSLAMKEMKTQGEMKVKNILKIEDKQAVDADYDSLAPSWLYDHGHLNPCGHHAEEGCAATFTLTNVVPQNKKLNNGPWAVYETSSKEIFKKCKTAFVLVGAIPSEANWLQRGGVNRVNVPQSLWQAFCCVDKNQQASSGAARAQNMDTQVERVALAELQEFLRKKLNKAEAPKLFANNCEAVKKP, from the exons ATGcaaagtgttttgctgttttcttttcagttgCTCAGGATGCAGAACTtcgtgactgtgtgtgtgttgcttttgctCAGCTTTTCTGTCCATGCTCATGTCGTGGATAACTTTGAg AGTTGTAAAGAATACTTTTATGAAGGCTTTGTTCCTCAAGGACTGACGTCTGGCAACGACGTCTACATCTGCCAGCGctataataataa GTACCACTTTGCCACGCTGTACGACACCGCCCACCGCATTCCTGTCTACTCAGCTTATGTGTTTGAGAgcaacgcaaaaaccaaacggCGGAGAAAGTGGTTTGTAGAACCTCAG CTGGCTGACAGGTCGTTGGCTATGAAGGAAATGAAGACCCAGGGGGAGATGAAGGTAAAGAACATATTAAAAATAGAAGATAAACAGGCTGTGGATGCAGATTATGACAGCCTTGCTCCTTCATGGCTGTATGACCACGGACACCTCAACCCCTGCGGACACCACGCAG AAGAGGGTTGCGCGGCCACTTTCACTTTGACCAATGTTGTTCCTCAGAACAAAAAGCTAAACAACGGCCCCTGGGCGGTTTATGAGACCAGCAGCAAAGAGATTTTCAAAAAATGcaaaactgcttttgttttggttgGAGCGATTCCTTCTGAAGCAAActggctgcagagaggaggcgtGAACCGCGTCAACGTCCCACAGTCCCTGTGGCAGGCGTTCTGCTGCGTGGACAAGAACCAGCAGGCCTCCAGTGGAGCCGCCAGAGCACAGAACATGGACACGCAGGTGGAGCGGGTCgccctggcagaactccaagaGTTCCTCAGAAAAAAACTCAATAAGGCAGAAGCCCCCAAGCTGTTTGCCAACAACTGTGAGGCAGTGAAGAAGCCCTGA